Proteins found in one Allorhodopirellula heiligendammensis genomic segment:
- a CDS encoding peroxiredoxin-like family protein: protein MAQETSTTPTLSQQLAEKAAGFAKQAPAERRATFAKGIDVVRVSGVEKLAKQVGDEAVDGTLKGWKGDAVTLSELWNEGPVVLMWYRGGWCPYCNIQLRAMQQSLDQIENAGAKLVVLTPELPEKAKETAEASGLSIVALHDKDLALAKQYGIVFELPDAIAPMYQSRLPEYNGNDAMELPLSATYVINSDGKITYAFLDADYKKRAEPSEVIAAVQAAAK from the coding sequence ATGGCGCAAGAAACGTCGACCACTCCAACACTCTCGCAACAGTTGGCTGAAAAAGCCGCCGGCTTTGCCAAACAAGCACCCGCGGAGCGTCGTGCAACTTTCGCCAAAGGCATCGACGTCGTGCGTGTCAGCGGGGTGGAAAAACTGGCCAAGCAGGTCGGCGATGAAGCCGTCGACGGGACCTTGAAAGGTTGGAAGGGAGATGCAGTCACGCTTAGCGAGTTGTGGAACGAGGGCCCTGTCGTGCTGATGTGGTATCGCGGCGGGTGGTGTCCGTACTGCAACATCCAACTACGAGCGATGCAGCAATCGCTCGACCAGATCGAGAACGCGGGGGCGAAATTAGTTGTCTTGACCCCGGAACTGCCTGAGAAAGCGAAGGAGACTGCTGAGGCAAGCGGTCTTTCAATTGTTGCCCTCCACGACAAAGACTTGGCGCTCGCCAAGCAATATGGCATCGTCTTTGAACTCCCCGATGCGATCGCGCCGATGTATCAGTCTCGATTGCCGGAGTACAATGGGAATGATGCGATGGAACTCCCGTTATCGGCCACCTACGTTATTAATTCGGATGGCAAAATCACCTACGCATTCCTCGACGCCGATTACAAGAAGCGGGCCGAACCCAGCGAAGTCATCGCTGCGGTACAGGCGGCTGCAAAGTAA